One genomic segment of Vibrio sp. SCSIO 43136 includes these proteins:
- a CDS encoding SPOR domain-containing protein, protein MASKFQSRLVGTIILVAAGVIVLPDILDGKKNHYKEELASIPLKPEFEGEIESFEVLDPIEDVAVLPPEPVEVVIEPSGSDSVSVEEARDEVVVKPREVPEPNEYQDSAWIIQLMALKNVENAKNLVADLQKRGYQAHIKQENTFSRVIIGPDSSKEKLERQVIELEKITGSRGQLQKFKPLNP, encoded by the coding sequence ATGGCAAGTAAGTTTCAAAGCCGATTGGTGGGAACCATCATCTTAGTCGCGGCGGGCGTGATTGTTTTGCCAGACATTTTGGATGGTAAGAAAAACCACTATAAAGAAGAGTTGGCGAGCATTCCTCTTAAACCTGAATTTGAAGGGGAGATAGAGAGCTTTGAAGTATTGGACCCGATCGAAGATGTCGCTGTGCTGCCACCAGAACCGGTGGAAGTAGTGATTGAGCCTAGCGGGAGTGATAGCGTATCGGTAGAAGAGGCTCGAGATGAAGTGGTGGTTAAACCGCGTGAAGTTCCAGAGCCAAATGAATACCAAGATAGTGCTTGGATTATTCAGTTGATGGCGTTGAAAAATGTAGAGAATGCGAAGAACTTGGTCGCTGATCTGCAAAAGCGTGGATATCAAGCGCATATTAAACAAGAGAATACATTTTCTCGGGTAATCATTGGTCCTGATAGCTCGAAAGAGAAACTGGAGCGACAAGTGATTGAACTTGAAAAAATTACAGGCTCTCGCGGCCAATTGCAGAAATTTAAACCACTAAACCCATAA
- a CDS encoding CvpA family protein produces the protein MIWIDFVILGVIGLSALISLIRGFVKEALSLVIWFGAFFIAGQYYAKLAVYFTNIQDDMVRNGAAIAALFIATLIVGSVVNYVIGQLVQKTGLSGTDRILGVVFGGLRGILIVSAVLFFIDAFTAFPNSEWWKSSQLIPEFKRIIAPFFEHLKQTSSFLSDAI, from the coding sequence ATGATTTGGATAGATTTTGTCATTTTAGGGGTGATCGGCCTGTCGGCTTTGATCAGCTTGATTCGTGGCTTCGTTAAAGAAGCTTTGTCTTTGGTTATTTGGTTTGGCGCATTTTTTATTGCCGGCCAGTACTACGCAAAACTTGCGGTGTACTTTACCAATATCCAAGATGACATGGTTCGCAACGGTGCAGCTATCGCCGCACTGTTTATTGCTACCTTGATTGTCGGCTCCGTGGTCAACTATGTGATTGGCCAGCTCGTACAAAAAACGGGCTTATCGGGAACCGATAGGATACTTGGGGTAGTGTTTGGCGGCTTACGCGGCATTCTGATCGTTTCGGCGGTGCTGTTCTTTATCGATGCATTTACTGCATTTCCAAATTCCGAGTGGTGGAAAAGCTCGCAGTTGATCCCTGAATTCAAACGGATCATTGCGCCGTTTTTCGAACACTTGAAACAAACATCCAGTTTTTTGTCCGACGCTATTTAG
- the purF gene encoding amidophosphoribosyltransferase, whose amino-acid sequence MCGIVGIVGTTPVNQSIYDALTVLQHRGQDAAGIITIDSNRFRLRKANGLVKDVFEAKHMQRLQGTVGVGHVRYPTAGSSSASEAQPFYVNSPYGITLAHNGNLTNAHELREKLFETQRRHVNTTSDSEVLLNILAHEIDQHKVVDKDAVFTAVANVHKQIRGAYAVAAMIIDHGMIAFRDPNGIRPLCLGKRETENGRIEYMVASESVALDAVGFDFLRDVAPGEAIYATFDGELYTQQCAHNPQVNPCIFEYVYFARPDSFIDKISVYSARVEMGKKLGERIKRDFDDLDIDVVIPIPETSCDIALEIAHIIGKPYRQGFVKNRYVGRTFIMPGQQQRKKSVRRKLNAIRSEFKGKNVLLVDDSIVRGTTSEQIIEMARDSGAKNVYMVSAAPEIRFPNVYGIDMPSANELIAHGRDNDEICKMIGADALIFQTIEDLVSAVGTGNPDIKQFETSVFTGEYVTGDVNQEYLEFLESLRSDDAKTQREIQQDLANLELYNEGA is encoded by the coding sequence ATGTGTGGTATTGTTGGAATCGTGGGTACAACTCCTGTAAACCAGTCAATCTATGACGCTTTGACTGTATTACAGCATCGTGGCCAGGATGCCGCCGGTATTATTACCATCGATAGCAATCGTTTCCGTCTGCGTAAAGCGAACGGTCTAGTAAAAGACGTGTTTGAAGCAAAACACATGCAGCGCCTTCAAGGTACTGTGGGTGTTGGTCACGTTCGTTACCCAACTGCAGGTAGCTCGAGCGCTTCTGAAGCTCAACCATTTTACGTAAACTCGCCATACGGCATCACGCTTGCGCACAATGGTAACCTAACTAACGCACATGAACTGCGTGAAAAGCTGTTTGAAACTCAGCGTCGTCACGTAAACACGACTTCTGATTCTGAAGTTTTGCTAAATATCCTTGCTCACGAAATTGACCAGCACAAAGTGGTTGATAAAGATGCGGTATTTACTGCTGTTGCTAACGTGCACAAGCAAATTCGTGGTGCATACGCTGTTGCTGCGATGATCATTGACCACGGTATGATTGCTTTCCGCGACCCGAATGGTATTCGCCCGCTTTGTCTTGGTAAGCGTGAAACAGAAAATGGTCGTATCGAATACATGGTGGCTTCTGAATCAGTAGCACTAGATGCGGTAGGTTTTGATTTCCTACGCGACGTTGCTCCAGGTGAAGCGATCTACGCAACATTTGATGGTGAGCTTTACACTCAGCAGTGTGCACACAACCCACAAGTAAACCCATGTATTTTTGAATACGTTTACTTCGCACGTCCAGACTCATTCATCGACAAGATTTCTGTTTACAGTGCTCGTGTTGAGATGGGTAAAAAACTGGGTGAGCGCATCAAGCGTGATTTCGACGACCTAGACATCGACGTGGTTATCCCAATTCCAGAGACTTCATGTGACATCGCACTGGAAATCGCTCACATCATTGGTAAGCCATACCGTCAAGGTTTCGTTAAGAACCGTTACGTAGGTCGTACCTTTATCATGCCGGGTCAGCAGCAGCGCAAGAAATCAGTACGTCGCAAGCTAAATGCTATCCGTTCTGAGTTCAAAGGCAAAAACGTACTATTGGTGGATGACTCTATCGTACGTGGTACCACGTCTGAGCAGATCATTGAAATGGCTCGTGATTCTGGTGCGAAGAACGTTTACATGGTATCAGCTGCACCTGAAATCCGTTTCCCGAACGTTTACGGCATCGACATGCCAAGTGCAAACGAGCTTATTGCTCACGGCCGTGACAACGATGAAATCTGTAAGATGATTGGCGCTGATGCACTTATCTTCCAAACCATTGAAGACCTAGTGTCTGCAGTGGGTACTGGTAACCCAGATATCAAGCAATTTGAAACATCAGTGTTTACTGGTGAATACGTTACGGGTGATGTGAACCAAGAATACCTTGAGTTCCTAGAGTCGCTACGTAGCGATGATGCCAAAACACAGCGCGAGATCCAGCAAGACCTTGCAAACCTTGAGTTATATAACGAAGGTGCATAA
- a CDS encoding LysR family transcriptional regulator, whose protein sequence is MKLDDLNLFRLVIENGSYTATSRKTMVPVATITRRIQALEDSLNLRLLNRHARKLALTEAGERFYAECSPLLKQLANTAETITDDCRGASGKLRISAPSNITKRMIMPTLNAFMATYPDIRIELAMTNRSDQLDPTEWDVIFRIGPQRDSSLIARKINSVKDILVASPDYLKNSAPLLHAEDLKEHALLKGRPLLRWQLTNSEGELVSINERGRLEASEMNVVRRACVAGLGVTLMPDVMINNYIKDGELVQVLESWSANPREVYMLYNHKDHQPEKVRLFIDFFSEHAVK, encoded by the coding sequence ATGAAACTAGATGACTTAAACCTGTTCCGCTTGGTGATCGAAAATGGTAGCTATACGGCAACGTCACGTAAAACCATGGTCCCTGTAGCGACTATTACTCGACGCATTCAGGCGCTTGAAGACTCCCTCAACCTACGTCTTCTCAATCGTCATGCGCGAAAACTTGCACTTACAGAAGCTGGAGAACGCTTCTACGCAGAGTGTTCCCCGCTACTTAAACAGTTAGCGAATACTGCTGAAACTATTACTGATGACTGCCGTGGCGCATCGGGCAAACTACGTATCTCAGCACCTTCAAACATCACTAAACGAATGATCATGCCTACACTCAATGCGTTTATGGCAACCTACCCTGACATTCGCATTGAACTAGCGATGACCAATCGCTCGGATCAACTTGATCCAACCGAATGGGATGTGATCTTTAGAATTGGGCCACAACGAGACTCAAGTCTGATCGCTCGTAAAATTAACTCGGTTAAAGATATCTTAGTTGCAAGCCCGGATTACTTAAAAAACTCCGCACCACTGCTTCACGCTGAAGATTTGAAAGAGCATGCACTGCTTAAAGGCCGCCCTCTACTACGCTGGCAATTAACTAACAGCGAAGGTGAGTTGGTTTCTATCAATGAACGCGGCCGCTTAGAAGCAAGTGAAATGAACGTGGTAAGACGAGCTTGTGTGGCCGGTCTGGGCGTAACCTTGATGCCCGATGTGATGATCAACAATTACATTAAAGATGGCGAACTAGTACAAGTATTAGAAAGCTGGAGCGCCAACCCACGTGAGGTGTACATGCTTTACAATCACAAAGACCACCAGCCAGAGAAAGTACGACTGTTTATCGATTTCTTTAGTGAACATGCGGTGAAATAG
- a CDS encoding response regulator: MIESSSRDYQPQIHEQHNQLQVMLVDDDAVFRNMMRGFLTSCGYKVLEASNGLEGLQQLRDQVPDLVISDLSMPILDGIEFVEEVCWEYPSLPMIVVSATENMSDVAKALRFGIKDFLTKPIGDLNHLKSAIENTLSDADQENADQRDFASQWFGVDENVALPEEQELHWHLGYLQQNPNMARQLLEALLPERDTEQGGWKCGYRLLQSSEGQPLVFDYAWVMDGQFAFYIVDASSGEETSVATTLLIRALFNDYLRSHGHEHVDLAGMVKTITQGIQCSDYAGSINALFGIADMTDESVCFAPAGLEATWSNGMTTTKLVSTIALGELARTEVITLGMTGGGQLNFNKVGSLSFSLDITQNQFQ; this comes from the coding sequence ATGATTGAGTCTAGCAGTAGAGACTACCAGCCACAGATACATGAGCAGCATAATCAACTGCAAGTCATGTTGGTGGATGATGATGCAGTGTTTCGTAATATGATGCGAGGTTTTTTAACCAGTTGCGGATATAAAGTGCTGGAAGCATCTAACGGACTTGAAGGTTTACAACAACTTCGAGATCAAGTGCCAGACCTTGTCATTAGTGATCTTTCGATGCCAATCCTTGATGGAATCGAGTTTGTAGAGGAAGTGTGCTGGGAATACCCTTCTTTACCGATGATTGTTGTTTCTGCCACCGAAAACATGTCGGACGTTGCTAAAGCACTGCGTTTTGGCATAAAAGATTTTTTGACCAAACCGATAGGTGACCTCAACCACCTGAAGTCTGCGATCGAAAATACCTTAAGTGATGCGGACCAAGAAAACGCTGACCAACGTGACTTTGCTTCCCAGTGGTTTGGGGTGGATGAAAATGTCGCACTCCCAGAAGAGCAAGAACTACATTGGCATCTTGGCTACCTGCAACAAAACCCAAACATGGCTAGGCAGTTACTAGAAGCCTTGTTACCCGAACGTGATACCGAGCAGGGTGGTTGGAAATGTGGTTATCGTTTATTGCAATCCTCTGAAGGCCAACCTTTGGTTTTTGACTATGCATGGGTGATGGATGGGCAATTTGCGTTCTATATTGTCGATGCCTCCTCGGGCGAGGAGACATCTGTAGCAACAACCTTGCTTATTCGAGCGCTATTTAACGATTATTTGCGCTCTCACGGTCACGAGCACGTTGACCTTGCTGGTATGGTGAAAACCATCACTCAAGGTATCCAGTGTTCAGATTATGCTGGCTCTATTAATGCACTGTTTGGCATTGCCGACATGACAGATGAATCGGTCTGCTTTGCACCAGCAGGCTTAGAGGCGACTTGGAGCAACGGCATGACAACCACTAAGTTGGTATCAACCATTGCTTTAGGAGAACTGGCTCGAACAGAGGTGATCACTTTAGGTATGACTGGCGGTGGGCAACTTAACTTTAATAAAGTTGGAAGTTTGAGCTTCAGCCTCGACATCACTCAAAACCAGTTCCAGTAA
- a CDS encoding YbaN family protein produces the protein MAIKRFFWNTLGAIALILGIIGIPLPVLPTTPFILLASACFMRGSPRFHHWLHSHKTFGPILHNWQQNRAVSAKVKKRAYIFIAISFTFSITVAPIWWVKIMLLAVLVVLITWFSRLPTHDDVAPPNENH, from the coding sequence ATCGCTATTAAACGTTTTTTCTGGAATACATTGGGCGCTATTGCGCTGATTTTAGGAATCATAGGGATACCTCTACCTGTCCTGCCTACTACTCCGTTCATTCTTCTGGCTAGCGCCTGCTTTATGCGAGGCAGTCCAAGATTTCATCACTGGCTCCATTCCCATAAGACCTTTGGGCCTATTTTGCACAATTGGCAGCAAAATCGAGCTGTTTCTGCCAAGGTCAAAAAGCGTGCATATATCTTCATAGCCATCAGTTTTACATTCTCAATTACCGTTGCTCCGATTTGGTGGGTGAAAATTATGCTACTTGCCGTGCTTGTGGTGTTGATCACTTGGTTTTCCCGTTTGCCCACGCATGATGATGTTGCCCCGCCTAACGAAAATCACTAA
- the apt gene encoding adenine phosphoribosyltransferase — protein MTEQTVAQIKASIKSIPDYPKPGILFRDVTSLMEDAQAYRATIRLLVEKYQGQGFTKIVGTEARGFLFGAPLALELGVGFIPVRKPGKLPRQTVAQSYELEYGTDTLEIHTDAIVEGDKVLVVDDLLATGGTIEATTKLIRQLGGVVEHAAFVINLPEIGGETRLKEQGLNVYSICEFEGH, from the coding sequence ATGACTGAACAAACCGTTGCTCAAATCAAAGCAAGCATCAAAAGCATTCCTGATTACCCAAAGCCGGGCATCCTATTTCGTGATGTCACAAGCCTAATGGAAGATGCGCAAGCTTACCGTGCAACTATCCGTCTGTTGGTTGAGAAATACCAAGGCCAAGGCTTCACTAAGATTGTTGGTACTGAAGCACGTGGTTTCCTATTTGGTGCGCCACTAGCATTAGAGCTAGGTGTTGGTTTTATTCCAGTGCGTAAGCCAGGCAAATTGCCTCGCCAGACTGTTGCTCAGTCATACGAGTTGGAATACGGTACCGATACTTTAGAGATCCATACTGATGCGATTGTTGAAGGTGATAAAGTATTAGTTGTAGACGATCTACTTGCGACAGGCGGTACAATTGAAGCGACCACTAAACTTATCCGCCAATTAGGTGGTGTCGTTGAACACGCAGCATTTGTTATCAACCTACCAGAAATTGGTGGTGAAACTCGTTTGAAAGAACAAGGTCTGAATGTTTACAGCATTTGTGAGTTTGAAGGTCATTAA
- the dnaX gene encoding DNA polymerase III subunit gamma/tau, with protein MSYLALARKWRPHQFEQVVGQAHVLTALENALEQNRLHHAYLFSGTRGVGKTSIGRLLAKGLNCETGITARPCGQCDTCREIDEGRFVDLLEIDAASRTKVEDTRELLDNVQYKPARGRFKVYLIDEVHMLSRHSFNALLKTLEEPPEYVKFLLATTDPQKLPVTILSRCLQFHLKPIGVDQIQGQLEHILSQESVDAETRALHMMAHAADGSMRDALSLTDQAIALGNGKIEADIVSSMLGTLDTDQALHLLQAISSKDVAQAMAKIEELGKNGVDWDGLLSELSTQLHRIAMYQALPETLDKGAPDSSLVEILGSQLSAQDVQLYYQIAIKGRQDVSLAPMPRMGVEMLVLRMMAFRPVAVEASPVASVAAAAAPAPVNTIPVVNTAPAQPTVQQNSAPLQSAPVQMQATQSPASNVAPPPAEAPYGGYPQDSYPSEGYSQDSYQQDNHSAQGHPADYGQPMSAPAPQAPPQPAQASAPATPASPVAGLRHQLRSKRGQRNEGGTKKSNAAPVKKSPSTAMERLAQITPAKPVSPSAVNPSDPAANPNEPYQWKPTQPENIKPKEKVLTPSEVKRALEHVKTPEMAEKLAKEASEKDAWAALIDKLETPKLVQQLALNSSYQKEGNQVSLTLRNTQAHLNTEKAQSELAQALGQVLGEACELAVNIGEAGQTPLELREALYQQRLQQAHQSLASDPNVEFILNRFTAEIDSDSVRPI; from the coding sequence ATGAGTTATCTTGCGTTAGCGCGAAAATGGCGACCTCACCAGTTTGAACAGGTGGTGGGGCAAGCCCATGTTCTGACCGCATTAGAAAATGCGTTGGAACAAAACCGTCTGCACCATGCGTACCTTTTCAGTGGTACCCGTGGTGTGGGTAAAACCTCTATTGGTCGTTTGCTTGCCAAAGGCTTGAACTGTGAAACAGGCATCACTGCTCGCCCGTGTGGTCAATGTGATACCTGTCGAGAGATTGATGAAGGTCGATTTGTTGATCTGCTTGAAATCGATGCCGCATCACGAACCAAGGTCGAAGACACCCGTGAACTTCTAGACAACGTGCAGTACAAACCAGCGCGTGGTCGATTTAAGGTTTACCTAATCGATGAAGTTCACATGTTGTCTCGTCACAGCTTCAATGCTTTATTGAAAACGCTAGAAGAGCCGCCAGAGTACGTGAAGTTTCTACTTGCGACGACGGACCCCCAAAAGCTGCCTGTGACGATATTATCACGATGCTTGCAATTCCATCTTAAGCCTATCGGCGTTGACCAGATTCAAGGTCAGCTTGAGCATATTCTCAGTCAAGAGTCCGTCGATGCCGAGACACGAGCCCTGCATATGATGGCTCATGCCGCTGACGGTAGTATGCGTGATGCGTTGAGCTTAACTGATCAAGCAATTGCTCTTGGCAATGGCAAGATTGAGGCTGATATCGTCTCAAGTATGTTGGGTACACTCGATACCGATCAAGCACTGCATCTATTGCAAGCCATTAGCTCAAAAGATGTCGCACAAGCGATGGCGAAAATTGAAGAGCTGGGTAAAAACGGCGTCGATTGGGATGGGTTACTGAGCGAGTTATCGACTCAGCTGCACCGCATAGCCATGTATCAAGCGCTGCCAGAAACACTCGATAAGGGCGCGCCTGACAGTAGTTTGGTGGAGATTTTGGGCAGCCAACTGAGCGCTCAGGATGTACAGCTGTACTACCAAATAGCGATTAAAGGTCGTCAAGATGTTTCACTTGCTCCGATGCCACGTATGGGTGTCGAGATGTTGGTATTGCGTATGATGGCATTTCGCCCTGTTGCGGTGGAGGCGTCACCAGTCGCAAGCGTCGCAGCGGCGGCAGCACCTGCGCCTGTGAACACTATTCCAGTCGTCAATACGGCACCAGCCCAGCCTACTGTGCAGCAAAACTCAGCTCCGCTGCAATCTGCACCGGTGCAGATGCAAGCAACACAATCGCCAGCGTCAAATGTTGCGCCTCCTCCGGCGGAAGCACCTTATGGCGGTTACCCTCAAGATAGCTATCCATCAGAAGGCTATTCTCAGGACAGTTATCAGCAGGACAACCATTCAGCGCAGGGGCATCCAGCCGATTACGGCCAACCAATGTCCGCACCTGCACCTCAAGCACCACCACAACCTGCGCAAGCTAGTGCGCCAGCGACACCTGCATCCCCAGTGGCAGGTCTTCGTCACCAATTACGAAGCAAGCGTGGACAGCGTAATGAGGGTGGTACAAAAAAGTCTAATGCGGCACCAGTAAAGAAATCGCCAAGCACTGCGATGGAGCGTCTTGCTCAGATCACGCCTGCGAAACCGGTGTCGCCGTCTGCTGTTAACCCATCAGACCCTGCCGCTAACCCGAACGAACCTTATCAGTGGAAACCAACTCAGCCGGAAAATATCAAACCAAAAGAGAAGGTTCTGACGCCGAGTGAAGTTAAGCGTGCTCTTGAGCATGTAAAGACACCAGAAATGGCTGAGAAACTGGCGAAAGAGGCAAGTGAGAAAGATGCATGGGCGGCGCTCATCGATAAGCTGGAAACGCCAAAGCTTGTGCAACAGCTAGCGTTAAACTCTTCTTACCAAAAAGAAGGCAACCAAGTTTCCTTAACCTTGAGAAACACCCAAGCGCACCTAAACACTGAGAAAGCACAAAGCGAGCTTGCGCAGGCTCTAGGGCAAGTGTTGGGTGAAGCGTGTGAACTGGCGGTCAATATTGGTGAAGCAGGTCAGACACCACTAGAATTAAGAGAGGCACTCTATCAGCAGCGTTTGCAACAAGCGCACCAAAGTTTAGCCAGTGATCCCAACGTTGAGTTTATTCTCAACCGATTCACGGCAGAAATTGATAGTGATAGCGTGAGACCAATTTAA
- a CDS encoding YbaB/EbfC family nucleoid-associated protein: MFGKGGMGNIMKQAQQMQDRMQKLQEEIANMEVTGESGAGLVKVTITGSHSVRRVDIDESLMEDDKEMLEDLIAAAFNDAARRVEETQKEKMASVTGGMQMPPGFKMPF, from the coding sequence ATGTTTGGTAAAGGCGGTATGGGCAACATCATGAAGCAAGCCCAGCAAATGCAAGATCGCATGCAGAAGCTTCAAGAAGAAATCGCAAACATGGAAGTGACTGGTGAATCTGGCGCTGGTCTAGTTAAAGTGACCATCACTGGTAGCCACAGCGTTCGTCGTGTTGATATCGATGAGAGCCTAATGGAAGACGACAAAGAGATGCTAGAAGACTTGATTGCTGCGGCATTCAACGATGCAGCACGTCGTGTTGAAGAGACTCAAAAAGAGAAGATGGCTTCTGTGACTGGCGGTATGCAGATGCCACCAGGCTTTAAAATGCCATTCTAA
- the recR gene encoding recombination mediator RecR — MRTSQMLEQLMEALRCLPGVGPKSAQRMAFHLLQRDRKGGLQLADALSQAMTEIGHCSECRTFTEEETCHICSNHKRAENGQLCVVESPSDIAAIESTGQFSGRYFVLMGHLSPLDGIGPSDIGLDVLDFRLAKGGISEVILATNPTVEGEATAHYIAELCQEHKVSASRIAHGVPMGGELDLVDGTTLSHSLMGRQKL, encoded by the coding sequence ATGCGTACCAGCCAAATGCTGGAACAATTGATGGAGGCCTTACGTTGCTTACCTGGGGTTGGCCCCAAGTCGGCTCAGCGTATGGCCTTTCATTTGTTACAGCGAGACAGAAAAGGCGGCCTTCAATTAGCTGATGCCTTGTCTCAAGCAATGACAGAAATTGGTCACTGCTCTGAGTGTCGTACCTTTACTGAAGAAGAAACTTGCCACATCTGTAGTAATCATAAGCGTGCTGAAAATGGTCAACTATGTGTGGTTGAAAGTCCGTCAGACATCGCAGCAATTGAGTCCACAGGGCAATTTTCTGGTCGTTATTTTGTGCTAATGGGCCACCTTTCACCGCTTGATGGGATTGGGCCTTCAGACATTGGTTTGGATGTGCTCGATTTTCGCTTAGCGAAAGGCGGGATATCTGAAGTGATCTTAGCGACCAACCCAACAGTAGAAGGGGAGGCGACCGCACATTACATCGCAGAGCTATGCCAAGAGCATAAAGTGTCAGCTAGCCGAATTGCTCATGGCGTGCCTATGGGCGGGGAGCTCGACCTTGTCGATGGTACTACTCTGTCGCATTCCTTGATGGGGCGTCAGAAGTTATAA
- a CDS encoding YkgJ family cysteine cluster protein, with translation MECRLGCGACCIAPSISSSIPGMEKGKPAGVRCIQLNDENLCKLFGKPERPKVCGNFKPCPTICGSTTEHAIKVITELEQMT, from the coding sequence ATGGAATGTCGTCTCGGTTGTGGTGCTTGCTGTATTGCCCCAAGTATCTCTTCTTCTATCCCTGGAATGGAAAAAGGTAAACCTGCCGGAGTGCGTTGTATTCAGCTAAATGACGAGAATTTGTGTAAGCTGTTCGGAAAGCCTGAAAGGCCAAAGGTATGCGGTAACTTTAAGCCTTGCCCAACAATATGCGGCTCAACGACGGAGCATGCCATCAAGGTAATCACCGAGCTTGAACAAATGACCTGA
- a CDS encoding YcgN family cysteine cluster protein, protein MTAPFWQEKTLGQMTEQEWESLCDGCGKCCLHKLMDEDTDEVYYTNVACSWLNSKTCSCKDYPNRFTSGEECLKLTRDKIDEFHWLPETCAYRLLAENQPLPEWHPLITGSKSAMHAAGESVRNKVVYEIDVVDWQDHILNLPDEYKK, encoded by the coding sequence ATGACAGCACCATTTTGGCAGGAAAAAACCTTGGGACAAATGACCGAGCAGGAGTGGGAATCTCTGTGTGATGGTTGCGGTAAATGTTGCCTGCACAAACTGATGGATGAAGATACAGATGAAGTCTATTACACCAATGTGGCCTGTAGCTGGTTAAACAGCAAAACCTGTTCATGCAAAGATTACCCAAATCGCTTCACTTCCGGCGAAGAGTGCTTAAAGCTAACTCGCGACAAAATCGATGAGTTCCATTGGTTACCCGAGACCTGTGCCTACCGTTTACTTGCTGAAAACCAGCCCCTACCAGAGTGGCATCCGTTAATCACAGGTTCGAAATCCGCCATGCATGCAGCGGGTGAGAGCGTGCGTAATAAAGTGGTTTATGAGATTGACGTGGTGGATTGGCAGGACCATATTTTGAATTTGCCAGACGAGTATAAGAAGTAA
- a CDS encoding ChaN family lipoprotein, which produces MRALSTLISIALLSGCSQQITAQTEQLPLKHFSDYQLYTHQSQPITSQSLAHQLLDYDVVLIGEWHGHSAVHRFQVDLLADLYQLYPNTALSMEQFTRDKQLLVNEYLDGKIGEQTLIKKAKAWPNYGSDYRPLVEFAKIHKLDVIAANAPKPIVQCVGRQGIGYLDKLTPKERNWVAENVDTGDSAYKEKFMASMHHGSPAQTQNQYAAQISWDETMAESITDYLAKHPGHKVVHTAGKFHTEQGLGTAASILKRNPKLKIAIVTPVTELSNNYQDYQLLVTPMPTRYVSKQARMDAYKEMGNRNKDLVCID; this is translated from the coding sequence ATGCGTGCCTTATCTACTCTAATTTCTATCGCTTTACTCTCTGGTTGTAGCCAACAAATCACCGCTCAAACGGAGCAGCTACCGCTAAAACACTTTAGCGATTACCAACTTTATACACATCAGTCACAACCAATCACTAGCCAATCCCTGGCACATCAATTGTTGGATTATGATGTCGTGCTCATCGGTGAGTGGCACGGTCACTCAGCGGTGCACCGCTTCCAAGTTGATTTACTGGCAGATCTTTATCAGCTCTATCCTAATACAGCTTTGTCTATGGAGCAGTTTACCCGCGACAAGCAATTGCTGGTGAATGAATACCTTGACGGAAAAATTGGAGAGCAGACACTGATCAAAAAAGCCAAAGCTTGGCCTAACTATGGCTCAGATTACCGACCACTTGTCGAGTTTGCTAAGATCCATAAGTTAGACGTGATCGCCGCTAATGCACCTAAACCTATTGTGCAATGTGTTGGCCGCCAAGGTATTGGCTACTTAGATAAACTCACTCCTAAAGAGCGTAACTGGGTGGCCGAAAACGTTGATACTGGAGACAGTGCGTACAAAGAAAAATTCATGGCATCGATGCATCATGGCTCGCCAGCGCAAACCCAAAATCAGTACGCAGCGCAAATCAGTTGGGACGAGACCATGGCCGAAAGCATCACCGACTACCTAGCCAAACATCCTGGCCATAAAGTTGTTCATACCGCAGGCAAGTTTCATACAGAGCAAGGGTTAGGCACAGCGGCCTCGATTTTGAAACGCAACCCAAAGCTTAAAATAGCGATTGTTACCCCGGTGACTGAGCTCTCTAACAACTATCAAGATTATCAACTTCTTGTAACCCCTATGCCAACTCGGTATGTCTCCAAACAAGCCCGTATGGATGCCTATAAGGAAATGGGAAATAGAAACAAAGACCTAGTGTGTATTGATTAA